The following is a genomic window from Flavobacteriales bacterium.
CGCGGCGCCTTCCTCGCCTTCACCAGGTTGCTCTTCGTCCTCGTGCAGGTCGCTGTCCACCTTGGCCACGGCGGCGATGCGGTCGTTGGAGCGCAGCTCGATCAGGCGCACGCCCTGGGTGGCCCGGCCCAGCTCGCGGAGCTCGTTCACCCGCGTGCGGATGGTGATGCCGCTGCGGTTGATGATCATCAGGTGATCCTCCTCGGTCACATCCTTGATGGCCACCACCTTTCCGGTCTTCTCGGTCACCTGCAGGGTCTTCACCCCCTTGCCGCCGCGGTTGGTCATGCGGTACTCGTACTCCCCGTCCTTGTCCTTGAGCGGGGTGCGTTTGCCGTAACCGTTCTCGCTCACCACAAGCACTTGGCGCGTGCCGGTCTCGGCCTTGTCGATGGTGATCATGCCCACCACCTCGTCGCCATCCTCCAACAGCATGCCCCGCACCCCGCTGGCTCCGCGGCCCATGGGGCGCACGCGGTTCTCCTCGAAGTGGTTGGCCTTGCCCTCGCGGCTGGCCATGATGATGTGGCAGTTGCCGTTGGTGAGGCGCGCCTCCAGCAGCTCGTCGCCCTCGCGGATGCCCACGGCGATGATGCCATTGGCGCGCGGACGGCTGTAGGCCTCCAGGGTGGTCTTTTTGATGATGCCGTTCTTGGTGCACAGCACCACGAAGTGGTTGTTCAGGTAGTCCTCGCTCTTGAGGTCCTTGACGTTGATGTAGGCCAGCACCTTGTCGTCCGCCTCGATCTGGATGAGGTTCTGGATCGCGCGGCCCTTGCTCTGCCGAGTGCCTTCGGGGATGTCGAACACGCGCATCCAGTAGCACCGGCCCTTCTGGGTGAAGATGAGCAGGTAGTTGTGGTTGGTGGCCACGAAGAGGTGCTCCAGGAAGTCCTCCTCACGCGTGGTGCTTCCGCGGCTGCCCACCCCGCCCCGGGTCTGGGTGCGGAACTCGGCCAGCGGTGTGCGCTTGATATAGCCCAGGTGGCTGATGGTGACCACCACGGCGTCGTCGGCGATGAGGTCCTCCATGTTGAGGTCCGCCCCGCTGGCCACGATCTCCGTGCGGCGCTTGTCGCCGTACTTCTCCCTCACCTCGCGCAGCTCGTCCTTGATGATGCCCATCCGCATGCCCTCATCGGCCAGCACGGCCTTCAGGTGGGCGATGAGGGTCATGAGCTCAGCGTGCTCCTCGCGGATCTTGTCGCGCTCCAGGCCGGTGAGGCGCTGCAGGCGCATATCGAGGATGGCGCGGGCCTGGATCTCGGAGAGGCCGAACTCCTTCATGAGTCCGTCGCGGGCTTCGTCAGGGGTCTGGCTGGCCCGGATCAGGGCGATCACGGCGTCCAGGCGGTCCAGCGCGATGAGGAGCCCCTCCAGGATGTGGGCACGCTCCTCGGCCTTGCGCAGGTCGTACTTCGTGCGCCGCACCACCACGTCGTGGCGGTGGTCCACGAAGCGGGCGATCATGTCCTTGAGGTTCAGGAGCATGGGCCGCCCGCCCACCAGCGCGATGTTGTTCACGCTGAAGCTGCTCTGCAGCGCGCTGTACTTGTAGAGCTGGTTGAGCACCACGGTGCCCATGGCCTCACGCTTCACCTCGTAGGCCAGGCGGATGCCGGTGCGGTCGCTGTAGTCGTTGACGTCGCTGAGGCCCTCGATCTTCTTGTCGTTCACCAGGTCGGCCACGCCCTTGTATAGCTGCACGGCCTTGTTGGTCTGGTAGGGGATCTCGGTGCAGATGATGGTCTCCCGCCCGGTGCGCTGGTCCTCCTCGATGTGGCACTTGCCGCGCAGCACGATGCGGCCGCGGCCGGTGGTGTATGCCTCCCGGATGCCGTCAGTGCCGTAGATCACCCCGCCCGTGGGGAAATCCGGGCCCTTGATGTACTGCATCAGGCCGTCGATGTCGATGTCGCGGTCGTCGATGTAGGCGATCGTGGCGTCGCACACCTCGGTGAGGTTGTGGGGCGGCATGTTGGTGGCCATGCCCACAGCGATGCCGGCGGCACCGTTGACGAGCAGCTGGGGGATCCGGGTCGGCATCACGCTCGGCTCCTCCAACGTGTCGTCGAAGTTGGGCCGCATGTCCACGGTCTCCTTGTCCAGGTCGGCCAGCACCTCCTCGGCGATCCTCTTCAGGCGAGCCTCGGTGTAGCGCATGGCCGCCGGGCTGTCCCCGTCGATGCTGCCGAAGTTGCCCTGGCCGTCGACCAGCGGGTAGCGCAGGCTCCAGTCCTGCGCCATGCGCACCATGGCGTCGTACACGCTACCGTCGCCATGGGGGTGGTACTTCCCGAGCACCTCACCGACGATACGGGCGCTCTTTTTGTAGGGGCGATTGCTCAGCACCCCGAGCTCCTGCATGCCGAACAGCACACGGCGGTGCACGGGTTTGAGGCCATCGCGTACATCAGGCAGGGCGCGGCTCACGATCACCGACATCGAGTAGTCGATGTAGGCCGTGCGCATCTCGTTCTCGATGTTGATCGGGACGATCTTCTCTCCGTCGGTCATGGGCTGTCAATTCGTCATTGGCACGGTCCGTGATGAAAGGGGTGCCGAAAAGGGAGCCCGAAAGTACTTCGTTGGAGGGTTCGGGGCCCCCGTATTTTTCCACAGACCGCACAGTTCCTTGTGGATAAAAGCACGATGGCCGGACCGGGGGGCACAAAGCCCGTTGGATAGCTTGCCCCCGGTGCCCATCACCGTACCTTCATCCCACGGACGCACCACCGCCGAACCACCGCATGGACGCCAAATTCTCACCCCGGGTCCGGGACGTCATCACCTTCAGTCGTGAGGAAGCCCTCCGGCTCGGGCACAATTACATCGGCATCGAGCACATCCTGCTCGGCCTCATCCGCGAGGGCGAGGGCAATGCTGTGAAGATCCTCCACCACCTGGACGTGGACCTGGAGGAGCTGCGCCGCTCGGTGGAGGGCAGCATGGAGCCCGCCAGCGCGATGCGCCCGCCGGACAAGGACAAGATCACGCTGATCAAGCAGGCCGAGAAGATGCTGAAGATCACCTTTCTGGAGGCCAAGCTGTTCAAGAGCCCGCACATCGACACTGAGCACCTGCTGCTCAGCATCCTGAAGGACGAGGACAACCTGGCCACCCGCACCCTGCACAAGTTCAACGTGGACTACGAGAGCGTGAAGAACGAAGTGGACGCCATCCTGGCCGGCGGCGGCCCTTCCCCGGCCTCCGGCTCATCCAAAGGGCCCAAGGCCCAGGGCCCGCAGAGCGCTGACGATGATGACGAGGAGAGCGGCAGCGGCTATTCCGGTGGTCAGCGCAAACCCGCCGACAGCAAGAGCAAAACGCCGGTGCTGGACAACTTCGGCCGCGACCTCACCAAGCTGGCCGAGGACGGCAAGCTGGACCCCATCGTGGGCCGTGAGAAGGAGATCGAGCGCGTGAGCCAGGTGCTGAGCCGGCGCAAGAAGAACAACCCCGTGCTGATCGGCGAGCCCGGCGTGGGCAAGAGCGCCATCGCCGAGGGCCTCGCCCTGCGCATCATCCAGCGCAAGGTGAGCCGCGTGCTCTTTGGCAAGCGCATCGTGGCGCTGGACATCGCCAGCCTTGTGGCCGGCACCAAGTACCGCGGCCAATTCGAGGAGCGCATGAAGGCCGTGATGAACGAGCTGGAGAACAGCCCGGACGTCATCCTTTTCATCGACGAGATCCACACCATCGTGGGCGCCGGCGGCGCCAGCGGCAGCCTCGACGCCAGCAACATGTTCAAGCCCGCCCTGGCGCGCGGTGAGATCCAGTGCATCGGCGCCACCACGCTGGACGAATACAGGCAGTACATCGAGAAGGACGGAGCCCTCGAGCGCCGTTTCCAGAAAGTGCTGGTGGAGCCCACGACCGTGGATGAGACCATCCAGATCCTCAACAACATCAAGGAGAAGTACGAGGACCACCACAACGTGAACTACACGCCCGAGGCGATCGAGGCCTGCGTGAAGCTCACCAACCGGTACATCACCGACCGTCACCTGCCGGACAAGGCCATCGACGCGCTGGACGAGGCGGGCAGTCGCGTGCACATCAGCAACATCGTGGTGCCCAAGAACATCCTGGAAGTGGAGGGCAAGATCGAGGAGGTGAAGGAGGAGAAGAACAAGGTGGTGCGCAGCCAGCGCTACGAGGAGGCCGCCAAGTTGCGCGACCGCGAGCGGCAGCTGCAGGAGGAGCTGGAGCGCGCCAAGAAGCAGTGGGAGGAGGAGAGCCGCACCCACCGCACCACCGTGAACGAGGAGAACGTGGCCGAGGTGGTGGCCATGATGAGCGGCATCCCTGTGACGCGTATCGCCGAGAAGGAGAGCGGCAAGCTGCGGCGGATGAAGGAGGAGATGATGGGCAAGGTGATCGGCCAGGACGAGGCGGTGGGCAAGGTGGTGAAGGCCATCCAGCGCAATCGCGCCGGCCTGAAGGACCCCAACCGCCCCATCGGTTCGTTCATCTTCCTGGGCCCCACCGGCGTGGGCAAGACCCAGCTGGCCAAGGAACTGGCGCGGTACCTGTTCGACACCGAAGATGCGCTGGTGCGCGTCGACATGAGCGAGTACATGGAGAAGTTCTCCGTGAGCCGCCTGATCGGAGCACCTCCGGGCTACGTGGGCTACGAGGAGGGCGGACAGCTCACTGAGAAAGTGCGCCGTCGGCCTTACGCCATCATCCTGCTCGACGAGATCGAGAAGGCCCACCCCGATGTGTTCAACCTGCTGCTGCAAGCGCTCGATGACGGCAAGATGACCGATAGCCTCGGCCGTCACATCGATTTCAAGAACACGATCATCATCATGACGTCGAACATCGGAGCGCGCGACCTGGCCGACTACGGCAAGGGCGTGGGCTTCGGCACCACCGCGCGCAGCGAGGCCCAGGAGGAGACCAATCGCGGCATCATCGAGAAGGCGCTCAAGAAGGCCTTCGCCCCGGAGTTCCTCAACCGCATCGACGACATCATCATGTTCAACTCGCTCAAGCGGGAGGACATCCACAAGATCATCGACATCGAGCTGGGGCACCTCTACAAGCGCATCAGCGAGCTGGGCTACGAGCTGAAGCTCACCGATGAGGCCAAGGACTTCCTGGTGGAAAAGGGCTACGACGAGAAGTTCGGCGCACGCCCATTGAAGCGGGCCATCCAGAAATTCATCGAGGACCCGATGGCCGAGGAGATCATCAACCAGGCCATCGAGGAGGGCGACAAGATCGTCGTGGGCCTCAACAAGGAGAAGTCCGACGTGGCCATCAAGGTCACCAAGGGCAAGAAGAAAGTGGGCAAAGGGGAAGGCAGCAGCGACACCAAGGACCTGCCCCCGCCCCGGGCGAATAAGGGTTTTCTCCCATCATGCAGACCGGCCCGCCCCAAGCGGGCCGGTCCGCTTCGGCCCCTACCACTCGCCTCGGTCGGCGCTCTTGCGGAAGCGGGTGCTGAAGCCCAGGCCCACCGTGAGGAAGCCATAGGGCGGCCCTTCGGCCTGCACCGTGCGGCCCGGGAAGCTCTCCAGCCCGAACTTGTCCGGGCTCAGCGTCTGCTCGTCCTGCTCGTAGCCCACCTGCACGCCGAAGGCCAGGTTGTCCGTGGCATGCAGGTAGAAGGTGAACTGGCCGCCCCAGTGCAAACCCGAGGCCTTCACGGTGCGCCGCTCCCCCACCCCGCTGCTGGTGTAGTGGTAGTCGGACAGGCCAGCCTTGGCGGCGAACTCCACGAAGGTGCGGCCGCCGGTGTACTTCTCCCATTGCAGCTTGCCGAACCAGGTGGCACGGACGATCTCGCCGCTGATGCTCTGCGGGGCGAAGGAGCGCTCCTCCAGCCCGAACCAGGTGGCCCGGCCGCCCACGCCCACGCACAGCCCCTTCCAGAACGGATATTGGGCACAGAGGTCGAAACCGCCCACGCTCTCGGTGAGGTCGTTGAACAAGGGCAGGCCCACCGGGACCGGCAACACCAGCGTGCCCTTCAGAGTGAACGACGGCTCGGGCAGGGGTTGGCGCTTTTGCGCGGCGGCGTTCAGCGCGCCTGCGGCAGCGGCGACCAGCAAGAGCGTATGCACCCGGCGTGTCATCCCTGGGCGAGCCGGAAGCGGCGGATGGTTCGTTGGGTATCCGAGGCCATCTGCAGATGGTAGACCCCGTCGGCACGGGCATCCAGCGGTAGCTCCACGGCGTGGTCGCCCGCTTGCAAGGGCTGGTCGGGCCAGCGGTGCAGCTCGTGGTGCGACTGGTCGAGCAGGGCCCACGACATCGACCGGGCCTGGGGCATGCGCACCTGCACCAGCAGGCGGGCCGGGTGATAGGCCACCTGCAGCCCGATGAGCTCGGCATGGCCCGCCACGGGAAGGTCATGCCGCACCACCCGGTCGCGGAAGCGCCGCAAGAGCACCAGCAACAGGAGGATGCTCAGGGTGATGGTGAGGGCGATGCGCAGGTTCTCCATGGCACGGAACGGTCACAGCACGATGAGACCAGGGATGACCGAGGCGCGGTCGTAGCGCTCCACCACTTCGTTCGCGCTCATCATCACCTCGGTGACGGTGAGGCTGAGGTACTTGCCCCCGGTGGAGTACTTGCGCAGAAGCTCCGCCTCGGGCGGGAACAGGGCGGTGACAGCGGCCAAGCGGTCGGCGTCGGGCTCGAAGATGAACTTGTACATGTACACCGAGGGCCACTCGTGCACTTGGTCCAGCCGTTGCCGGAGCCGCTCCTTCACTTCTTCGCTCAGCATGCGCGTACCTTGCAAAGGTAGCCCCGGCCCGGCGATCGAACCGATCGGCACGTGACGTGTACAGGGCTGCGGAACCCATGCGTGCCCTTCCTCTCCTCGTGCTGCTCACCCTGGCCGGTCGGGCCATCGGCCAGGCCGCGCCGGCGCTGCCGGCCCCGGCCAACAACCTGCAGGGACCGTGGAACGAGCGCGACCTCTTGCGCAACAGCAACGCGTGGAACAACGCGGTGAACGAGCGGCCCGCCGATGCTTCGGCGCGCTACCAGTGGTACCAGAACGAACGGCAGGCCGCGCTGGTGAGGGGCAACGGACGGATCACCGCCACCGACGACGCCCGGCTGGAAGAGGCCGCCGACGAGTTGGAGCGCCTCGCACCGGCCAGTGTCGATGCCCATCTCGCCGCCTATTACCAGCACTTCCCGGAGGCCTCGGCCTTCGCCTCGCTGGACGCTGCGCTCGCGCTGGACCGCGCTGCCCCCGACCTGGTGGTGCCCCGGATGACACGGGCCCTACATCAAGGCGATGCCGCAGCCCTGCGGACAGCGGCCGTGGAGCTGCGCGACCGAGGGCTGGTGGCTACGGGCCTGGTGCTGATGGCCGAGGACCTCTTGGCCTCCGTGGACCGCGGCGGCGTACTGCTGCTGGGCGGTGAACTCGACGCCTACCCCGTGATCGCGGCGCAGCAGCACGACGGTCGACGCACGGACGTGCTGGTGGTGGACGCCCGCCTGCTGGCCGTTGCCGACTACCGGGCCCGCGTGTGGCGCGAGGCCGGTGCCACGGGCACAGCACCGGGCACCGTGCAAGCCGTGGTGAACGCCCTTCCGCAGGCCACCGCCCGCCCGGTGCATCTGGCCCTGAGCCTGCCGGCCGAACTGCTGTCCCCCTGGCACGACCGGTCGGCGCTCACCGGCCTCACCCTGCGCGCCGGCGGCAGCGGCGAACCCATCGCCGAGCTGGCCGCCCGGTGGCAACGCATGCACCGCACCGCCGAGGCCGGACCGCTGTCGTGGAACTACCTCGTGGCCGGCAGCGTCCTGCTGCGCCATTACCGCGCCGTGAACGACGAGGCGGGCATGGCCCGCACCGAGCAGGAGCTGCACCGCCTGGCGGAGCGCATCGGGGCCACGAACGAACTCTACCGGCTGGGCGTGCTGCCGCATTGACCATGGGCTCCCTCTTCGGCACCGATCGGCGGAGCGCCAGCGACGAGCGCCTCATGGAGCTCGTGGTGCGCGGCGATGAGCGCGCTTTCGCCGAGCTGTACGACCGCTACCACGGCCGCGTGCTGAACTACTTCCACCGCATGCTGTGGAGCGACCGCGAACGGGCGCAGGACATGCTGCAGGACCTGTTCGCCAAGCTGGCACAGCGGCCGGACCAGTACGACCCGGGCCGGCCGTTCCGCACCTGGTTGTTCAGCGTGGCCAACAACATGTGCAAGAACGAGTACCGCCGCGAGGAGGTGCGCCGCGCGGCGGTGCCCGAGCTGCGGCACAACGGCCGCGCAGTGCAGGAGCCGCACGCCGGCGAGGCCGTGGACCGGGCCCACTTCCGGCGGCGGCTGAACGAGGAGCTCGACCGGTTGGACCCCGACCAGAAGGCCACCTTCGTGATGCGGTACGAGGAGGACCTGGCCATCAAGGAGATCGCGCTGGCTTTCGGCATCTCCGAAGGCACCGTGAAGAGCCGCCTGTTCTACACCCTGAAGAAACTGGCCGACCGCCTCAAGGAGTTCGGCCCGATGCCCCTTCCCCACCATGGACGCGCGTGAGCGATACGACCCCGAGGACCTGGAGGCGCTGTTGAGCGAACGCGCCTTCGACGAGCTGCTGGCCGAGGAGCGGGCCTTCGTGCTGCGGCATGTGGCCGACCGCGCCGAGTACGAAACGCTGCGCGCCACCCTGGCCCAGGTGCGGGCGGAAGGGCGCCCCGGCCCGCCTGTTGCCGCCGATCCGGAGGTGCGAGACCGGGTGCTGGCGGCCTTCCGCGACGCCCGCCGTCCCGCCTGGCGGATCTGGCTCAACAGCGTGGGCACCTGGCTGGCGCCCCCCAGCCCCGCGCAGTACTGGCGTCCGGTGCTGGCCTTCGGCACCCTGGCGCTGCTGATCGCCGTGGGCGTGGCCCTGTGGATGCCGCCGCCGGGGCTGGAACAGGAAGGTCTCGCCGAGTTGAAGCCGGTGGCCCTCCCCACCAAGCCGGAACAGCCCGCGCGCTCCGAGCAGCCCGCCGTGGAGCCCCTGGAGGAACAGAAGACCACCACTACAGGCGTGATGACCGTTGAGCCGACACTGACCGACCACAGTGGTGCGGGCCTCACCAGCGAAGCGTTGGCAGAGGTGCCGACGACCGCGGAGGATGCTGTGACCGGGGTGGCGAACGCCGACTTGGAGTCCCCCGCGGAGGACCTGGCCTTCTCCCGGCAGGCCGCCACCGCTCCGGCCACCACGGCTACGCTGGGTGATGTGAAGCAGGAAATGGACCAAGAGCCCGGCTATTCGCGCGAGGTCACCGCCGCGGAGGTCGCATCGAAGGCCAAGGCTCGTCGCAAAGCCTCGGAGCCCGGCGGTGAAGCCTCTGCTTCCCTGGGCGGGACGAACGCCGACCTGCGGAGCCTGATGCGCGCCGCGTGGTGAGGGCTATTCGATCGTGAAGCGCTGGGTGAGGTCGAGATCGCGCGCCTTCACGCTCAGGACCATGTCCCCCTTCGGGAAGAGGCCCTTGTCCAGCACGCGGACGAGCTCATTGCGCAGGGCGCGGCCCTCTTCGCGGTAGAGCAGCAGGCCGTTGGCGTCGGCGATCTGCAGCACCACGCGTCCGATGCGGCGTTCGGCCGCCAGATGGAGGCGGATAAGGCCGGAAGCGCGGCTGCATTCCACACGTGCCGAGCCGGTGTGCTCGCCACCGCCCGCGCGGGCGCTGAGGCCGGAACCCAACAGCAGCAAGGCCAGAAGAAGGGTGCGCATGCGGCAAAAGTAGGCGCCGCTCCGGCCGGATCCAAATCCCCGAACTCAGGGCTCCCAGCGCCGCACGTAGCCCGACTCGAGCAGGCGATGGCCGGACGCGTCGCTTACCGCGTAGGTGAAGCCGTTGTAGATGCTGAAGGCCCCGAAGGCGCCATCCGCGCGCAGGGCGAGGAAGCCCACCTGATGGCCGTCGATGTTGCCCGAGCGGCGCACGATGCGGTCCACGGCCTGGCGGCAGGCCTCGGTGGGGTCCATCCCCTGGCGCATGAGCTCCACCACGGTGTGGCTGCCGGCGACCCGGATGACAAGCTCGCCCGTGCCGGTGGCGCAGGCGGCACCCACCTCACCATCCACGAAGAGGCCGGCACCGATGATGGGGCTGTCGCCCACCCGGCCGTGGATCTTGTAGGCCATGCCGCTGGTGGTGCAGCTGCCGGCCAGGCGTCCCTGCACATCCACGGCGAGCTGACCGATGGTGTCGTGGTTCTCGATGTTCGCCACGGGCTTGTACTCGCTCTTCACCGCCCACTCCTTCCACTCGGCCTGCACCCCGGGCAGGGTGATGCGGCGATCGGTGAAGCCGTTCTCACGGGCCCAGCGTTCGGCGCCTTCGCCCACCAGCATCACATGCGGGGTGCGTTCCATGACGGCCCTTGCGATGCGCACGGGGTTGGCGAAGTGCTCCACGAAGGCGACGCTGCCGGCCCGGCCGTCGTGGTCCTGCACACAGGCATCGAGGGTCACATGGCCGTCGCGGTCGGGCCGCCCGCCCTGGCCCACACTGCGGTTGGTGAGGTCGTTCTCCACCACGGCCACGCCTTCCACCACGGCGTCGAGCACCGAGCCGCCCGCGCCCAACACCTGCCAGGCCTTGCTGTTGGCGTCGAGGCCATGGTCCCAGGTGCTGATGACGACCGGCGAGCCGGGGGCCGGAGGCGTTGAACGGGCTGCGGCCGGGCGGGCCCAAGGCACCGCCGCAGCCACTGCGGCCGTGGAGGTGATCCGCAGGAAGCGGCGGCGGTCGTTGTCCATCGGTGACAAAGAAAAGAGAAAGGCCCTGCCGAAGCAGGGCCTTTCCCCAAGAAGGTCGTAGGCTTAGTGGGCCACCACGATGCGCTCGCTGAAACGCTTGCCATCGAGTTCCACCGTCACGGTGTAGGCACCGTTGTTCAGGTCGCTCGCGTCGAACTGGTAGATGCGACGGTTCACTTCGGCCAGGCGGTCGCTGTTCACCAGCTTGCCAGCGAGGTCGGTGATCGTCACAAGAGCGGTAGTTTCGACGATATCGAGCGCACGGTGCGACTCAGCCGCAGTGCGAAGAATCATGTGAAGTCAATCCGAGCGTTCCATAGGTTCCCATGGAACCAAACTCCGGTACCCGCGCAGGCCCCAGGAACGGTTGCTGGCGACCACACGTTCCCACCACACGTCCAAGTACTGAGCGTGGTTCCACCCAAGGAAACGTAAACATTAACGATTACTCGTCCAGCTGGCGCAGTGTAGTTAAGGGTACCATTTGCCGCAAGATTGAGCGTTACTGTTGTCGCCTTCGAAGCACAGCTGGTAGCATGAAGGACCTGGACGGAATATGAACAGGTGGTTGCGTTCGTCAAGGACAAGGCACTCTGACCACTGACTGCCAGAGACAGCAATGTGGTACTTAGGAAAACAGCGATGAACTTCATGGTTTGGTGGTTTGGATAATCAAATGTACGCTGCCAACGAACAGCGTCCAAGAACTCACTGATGGTCGAGCTATGGCACTTGCCCTCGGATGACCGTCCGGAATAGCAAGATTAAATGAATTGCGCAGGTCCTCAGCACCCAGAGGAAGCACCACCTCCTTGACAACGCCAGCAGGTAGTCAAATGCACCCTTCAAGTGGCTTCAGCGCGCTGACGGTCATCTTCCAATGGGCTGAGCGCCCTACTTAGGAATGCCCCAGGCTTGTGAGGTGGTGGAATACGGGGTCGCCTAATAAAAACTCTGTTAAGTTTGGAGCGCACAAACAGCATGACCATGAAGCACCTGTACACCATCATCAACAACCTCCCGAAGCTGGCCATCGCCGCCCTGCTTGCCGCTCCCACGATGAGCAACGCCCAGTGCCTCACCTGGGTGAACCCGACCGACTCCAGCGGATGGAGCGACTTCGTATCCACCTTCCAAGGTGCGCCTTGCGCCACCAGCGGCGTGTGTCCTGTGAACGAGATCACGGCATTCCAGGTGTGGGCTGACGAAGCCTATGCGATGACGAACGTTCAGGCTGGGGGTTCATACACCTTCAGCGCATGCAACGGAGTGGGCGGCAGCGCCTGGCCGCTTTCCTTCACGATCATCAACCCCTCCGGAACGCCTGACGCGTTCGGTCTGGACGCTGGTTCATCCTGCGCCTTGACCTGGACCGCGACCGAGACGGGCACTTACCTGATCGTCGTATCCGAACAAGGTGCTTGCGGTACGTCCTCGAACCAGGCCACGGACAACGGGTTCCCCTCGATCACCTGCACCGCCAGCGCGGCCACGGATTGCGCCACCATCGGCATCGACGAGATCGCCGCGCAGGGACCTGTCCTGATCAGCCCGAACCCGACCACGGGTCTGTTCACCGTTACGGTGAGCGCTGAAGCGCGTCGCATCGAGGTCCTCGACCTGAACGGCCGTCTACTACAGGGTGTGACGACCACCCGCACCCTCGGTGGAACCTACCACATGGACCTCTCCGGTCTGGCCGCTGGCACCTACATGGTGCGCACCGACCTGGGTACCACGGTGAACACGCAGCGCATCACGCTGGTGGACTAATCCTGCTCGTTCTCGCGAAGGCCCGCTGTGCGTTGCACAGCGGGCCTTCTGCATTACCAGCCCTACCTTTCCCGCCACCCTTCCCCCATGCGCTCCCCGACCCGCCCCATGGTGGTGCTCACCACCCTGTTCTTCATGTGGGGCTTCATGACGGTGATGAACGACGTGCTGGTGCCGCACCTCAAGGCGGTGTTCACGCTCAGCTACGCGCAGAGCCTGCTGGTGCAGTTCAGCTTCTTCGGCGCTTACTTCCTGGGCTCCCTGGGCTACTACGCGGTGTCACGCAGCAGCGGCGACCCCATCGCGCGGCTGGGCTACAAACGTGCCGTGGTGGCCGGACTGGTGGTGAGCGCGGCCGGCAGCTTGCTGTTCGTGCCGGCCACCTACCTGCATCTGTACGGGATGTATCTGCTGGCCCTGTTCGTGCTGGGCCTGGGCTTCACCCTGCTGCAGATCGCGGCCAACCCCTTCGTGGCCATCATCGGCCCGCCGGAAGGGGCCAGCAGCCGGCTGAACCTGGCGCAGGCCTTCAACTCGCTCG
Proteins encoded in this region:
- a CDS encoding T9SS type A sorting domain-containing protein; the protein is MKHLYTIINNLPKLAIAALLAAPTMSNAQCLTWVNPTDSSGWSDFVSTFQGAPCATSGVCPVNEITAFQVWADEAYAMTNVQAGGSYTFSACNGVGGSAWPLSFTIINPSGTPDAFGLDAGSSCALTWTATETGTYLIVVSEQGACGTSSNQATDNGFPSITCTASAATDCATIGIDEIAAQGPVLISPNPTTGLFTVTVSAEARRIEVLDLNGRLLQGVTTTRTLGGTYHMDLSGLAAGTYMVRTDLGTTVNTQRITLVD